One part of the Aspergillus luchuensis IFO 4308 DNA, chromosome 5, nearly complete sequence genome encodes these proteins:
- a CDS encoding SMP-30/gluconolactonase/LRE family protein (COG:P,T;~EggNog:ENOG410PIR3;~InterPro:IPR011042,IPR005511,IPR013658;~PFAM:PF08450): protein MSGFQYQKWTVSEPYVDVPGTLLEGPFHDKTRNEFRFVDIWEQKLYVLDLAKGPDSLKIMDTSASIGVTANIANAGDSRENQIVVAAKHGFALVDRTTGALSYIQKVWDDPAKEHRMRFNDGAVDSHGRFWAGAMNDPKVQNPVNEGVIFRLDPDMKLHRMVEQVTIPNGIGWNPADDTMYLTDSPTGKIYAFDFDAETGNISNRRVFFDIGEPKEPDGFAIDEEGCIWSAIYGGGKVIRISPEGKVIGEITFPTRNITCPVFVGTELFITTAKDDTNDDQLPESVRYGGRLYRVDVGIKGKPKNEFRLEGSPQ, encoded by the exons TGTACCAGGAACCTTATTGGAGGGACCGTTTCACGACAAGACCAGAAATGAGTTCCGCTTTGTCGATATCTGGGAGCAGAAACTATACGTTCTGGACCTGGCCAAAGGCCCCGACTCCCTGAAGATCATGGACACATCTGCGTCAATCGG AGTAACCGCCAACATTGCGAATGCTGGGGATTCACGCGAAAACCAGATCGTCGTAGCCGCAAAACATGGATTCGCCCTGGTTGACCGCACCACGGGCGCACTGTCCTATATTCAGAAAGTGTGGGACGATCCGGCCAAGGAGCATAG AATGCGTTTCAACGATGGGGCCGTCGACAGCCACGGACGCTTCTGGGCTGGAGCCATGAACGATCCTAAGGTGCAGAACCCAGTCAACGAAGGTGTGATATTCAGGCTAGACCCGGACATGAAACTGCACCGCATGGTTGAACAGGTGACGATTCCCAACGGGATTGGCTGGAATCCTGCGGATGACACTATGTACCTGACCGACTCTCCCACCGGCAAGATTTACGCCTTTGATTTCGATGCTGAGACCGGAAACATCAGCAACCGAAGGGTGTTCTTTGACATTGGGGAGCCGAAAGAGCCAGATGGGtttgccatcgatgaggaggggtgTATCTGGAGTGCTATTTACGGTGGTGGGAAGGTAATTCGTATCTCGCCGGAGGGCAAGGTCATTGGCGAGATAACTTTTCCCACTCGAAACATTACCTGTCCAGTTTTTGTGGGAACGGAGCTATTCATCACGACCGCCAAGGATGATACCAATGATGACCAGCTTCCGGAATCCGTCCGGTATGGAGGCCGGCTCTATAGAGTCGACGTCGGCATCAAGGGTAAGCCTAAGAATGAGTTTCGACTTGAAGGCAGCCCGCAATAG